The proteins below are encoded in one region of Oreochromis niloticus isolate F11D_XX linkage group LG6, O_niloticus_UMD_NMBU, whole genome shotgun sequence:
- the LOC109202643 gene encoding spore coat protein SP96-like, whose product MIKVVFLFGCLLSLALANPTFGHFGHWHRHSGSHENHGVTTRATTTTAATTSTAGATTTTAAGATTTTAASTSTAGATTTAAGATTTTAATTTTAAATTTIDPRIAQLLQLLNSLLNP is encoded by the exons ATGATCAaggttgtgtttctgtttggatGCCTGCTGAGCCTGGCTCTGGCAAATCCT ACTTTTGGACATTTTGGTCACTGGCACAGACATTCTGGCTCTCATGAGAACCATGGTGTCACTACTCGG GCAACAACTACAACCGCCGCTACTACTAGCACTGCTGGTGCTACTACAACCACTGCTGCTGGTGCTACAACTACAACCGCCGCTAGTACTAGCACTGCTGGTGCTACTACAACTGCTGCTGGAGCTACAACTACAACCGCAGCTACTACTACCACTGCTGCTGCTACCACCACTATCGATCCCAGGATCGCCCAGTTACTCCAGCTCCTCAATAGCCTCCTGAACCCATAG